CTGAGCCGGCGCAGGACGGCCTTGATGCGGGCCTCGATGACCTCGGTGCGGGCGGGTTTGACGATGTAGTCGTCGGCCCCGGCCTCCAGGCCGATGACCACGTCGAAGTCGTCGCCGCGTGCGGTGAGCATGATGATCGGCACCTCGCTGGTGTCGCGGATCCGGCGGCACACCTGCACGCCGTTGATCCCCGGCAGCATCAGATCGAGCAGGACCAGTTCGGGGCGGAAGCTCGCGAGCAGGGCGAGCCCCTCCTCACCGGTCTCGGCGGCACTCACCTCGTGGCCGCGTCGGCGCAGGCCGAGGCCCACCCCCTCCCTGATGGAAGGGTCGTCCTCGATCAACAGTACGCGTGGCATCCGGTCAGTATCCAAGGTGGTGCGCGGCTTTCCCTCCCGCTAACGGCCGATCTTGCGCCGCAGGGAGTTCAGCAGGTCGGTGATCTCCACCAGGCGCAACGGCCCGGCAAGGAGGACGACGACGAGCACCATGGCCGCGGTTCCCGCCCCGAGGCCGGCGAAGTTCCCGAGGGGGTCGGCGGCGCGGGCGGCGGCGTACCCGACGGCGGCCGCGGGCACGCTCGCGGCCAGCAGCCTCAGGTGGGTCCGTACGGCACCGGCCCGCCTTTCGCCTGATGCCACCGTCGTACGCGTCTGCGCGCGCGGACCGAGCCGCCGGGCCAGTACGTACGCGGTGACGGCCGCGCCCGCGGCGTAGGCGATCGTGCAGGCGGCGGCCATGCCGGTGACCGCCCAGCGCGGCGGCAGCAGGAAGTACGCGGCGGCCGAGAGCCCGGCGTTCGAGGCGGCGATGGAGAGGTTCAGGAAGAAGGGGGTCCGGGTGTCGGAGAGGGCGTAGAAGCCGCGGGAGAGCACGTACTGCGCGGAGTAGGCGATCAGGCCGGGGGCGAAGGCCGCCAGCATGCCGGCCATGACGGCGACGTCGGCCGCGTCGGTCCGCCCGTACTCGAAGACGCTTCCCATCACCCAGGGCGCGAGGGCGGCGAGGAGCGCGGCGGCCGGGACTATGAGGGCCGCGCTGGAGCGCAGCGCGTAGGAAACGTCCCTGCGCACGCCCGCGAGGTCGCCGTCGGTGGCGGCGGCGCTCATCCGGGGCATGAGGGCCGTGACGAGGGAGACGGTGATGATGCCCTGCGGGACCATCCACATCAGGTAGGCGTTGCTGTAGGCGGTGTAGCCGGCGCCACCGGCGAGACCCGCGTCGACGGCATGCTGCCCGGTGGCGGTGGAGAGCCGGGTCACGACCCAGTAGGCGAGCTGGTTGCTCAGGACGAGCAGGACCAGCCAGCCCGCGTTGCGCAGCGGGCGGGCGAGGCCGCTGCCGCGCCAGTCGAAGCGGGGGCGCCAGCGGAAGCGGGCGGCGCGCAGCGAGGGGATGAGGGCGAGGGCCTGGACGACGATGCCGGCGGTGGTGCCGATGCCCAGCAGCCGGGTCTCGGAAGCCGTCAGGCCGTCCGTCGCGCCGTGCGACACGTAGAGGAAGAGCCCGAAGACGGCGATGACGACGACGTTGTTGAGGACCGGGGTCCACATCATCGCGCCGAATCGGCCGCGGGCGTTGAGCACCTGCCCGAGCAGGGTGAACAGGCCGTAGAAGAGGATCTGCGGGAGGCAGTAGCGGGCCAGGGCGACGGTGGTGGACTGCTGGCCGCCGCTGTAGCCGGTGTACACCGAGACGATCAGCGGGGCGGCTACCACGGCGGCCGCGGTGAGGACCAGCAGCGCGGCCGTGCACACGGTGAGCAGCCGGTCGGTGTAGGCGGCGCCGCCGTCCGCGTGCTCCTTGGCGGCGCGGACCAGCTCGGGGACGAAGACCGCGTTGAGGGCGCCGCCGATGAGCAGGATGTACAGGATGTTCGGGACGGTGTTGGCGACGGCGTAGCCGTCTCCGAGCAGTTCGATGCCGAGCGCGGCGACGACGACGGCGGAGCGGACGAAGCCGGTGGCGCGGGAGACGATCGAGCCGGCGGCCATGAGCGCGCCGCTGCGCAGCATCGAGCTCTTCGCCGGTACCGCGCGGTCGGCGTCGGCCCCTGTCCCGGACTCGGCCCCAGCCCCTGACTCGGCGGCCGGTCTGGTGTCGGTGGCCGTCACCGGCGGGCCATGTAGGCCTGGAACGCCTTGTAGAGCGCCGTGTTGGTGTACCCGTCCATCGCGATCTCCCACTCGCCGAGCGTCTCGACGACCTGCCCGCCGGTGCCGAGCTTCCAGCGCAGCAGCCCGAAGGAGCGGTCGTCGGGGTCGAGGGTGGAGGGTACCCCGCGCATGTCGTATTCGTCCGCTCCGAGGGCGTGGGCGTCGCACATCATGCGCCACTGCAGGGCGTTGCTGGGCCGTACCTCGCGGCGGTGGTCGGCGGAGGCTCCGGTCTGGTACCAGACCCGGCTCCCGGCGACGATCATCGTGTGCGCGGCGAGTATCTCGCCCTGGTGGATGCCCAGGTAGAGGCGCATCCGACCGGGCTCCTCGGCGTTGAGGACCTCGTACTGGCGCTGGTAGTAGGCGAGGGAGCGGCCGAGGCGGAAGCCGTCGCGCTCCTCGGTGATCCGCAGCAGCCGGTAGAACTCGGGCAGGTCCTCGGCGGTGCCGACGACCGTCTCCACGCCCGCCTTGCCGGCCTTGCGCACATTGCGCCGCCACTCCTGGTTCAGGCCCGACCACAGGTCGTCGAGGGAGCGGCCCGCGAGCGGCACGCGGAACACGTGGCGGGGCTGGGCGTCGCCGTCGTCCTCGCCGCCACAGCGCTTCCAGCCGCGGGTGCGCAGCCGGTCGGCGAGGGCGGCGCCGACCGGATCGACCTCGGTGGCGAGGACGTCGGACAGCTGCCGGTCGGGGCCGGTCGCGGACTTGACCGTGGCCGCGTCCCAGCGGCGGTAGGCGGGGGTGGGGCCGATGCGGACGGCGAAGGCTCCGGCGGCCTTCAGGTGGCGCATGAGCGGGGTCAGCCAGCGGTCGACGTGCGGGTCGGACCAGTCGGCGACGGGGCCCTCGGGGAGGTAGGCGAAATATTTGCGGGTGCCCGGGAATTGGCGATAGAGAACGAGTCCGGCTCCCTGTATCCGGCCGTCGGGGTAGTGCCATCCGACCGTTTCCGAGCGCCAAAGGTCCTTTACCTCGGCCCAGGACGGGTACTGGAGAAAGCTCGCCCGCCCGTGCCGGGAAAGGAAGTCCTGGTATTCCGGAACGGACAGGGTGCGCACCCGGAGCTCCTGGTCCTGCTTCCGGTCCTGGTACTGGTCCTGCTGGGCGGTGGTCACGAGCAGTGCACACATGGCTGACGTCCTTCCCGAGCGTCCGGGTCAATGCCGAACCGACGACTGACACGACTGTCACAGCCGCCCATGACCGAACCGCGCGGCGATTGTGACCGGACGATGACCGTTTCGCTGCGGTCCATGTCACAGCAGAAATACCGACCTTTTCCGCTGGTTCCGCAACCTAAAGTCGCTCCATCCGCTCTTACTTTGCGGACGTTCACACTTCGGAGGGGTTTTCGTTGAGCCGCATACGCACTCGTCACGCCGTGATGGCGGGCACCGCAATCCTGGCTGCCGCACTGTCCGCCTGTTCCGGCGGAAGCGGGGGCGCAGCGGCCGGCAAGGCCGAGATGAAGCAGGAACAGAAGCCGGACATGGCCATCGCGGTGAACCTCACGGGCGATCAGGTCAAGGCGGGCGAGCCGGTGAAGGTGACCATCACCGACGGCAAGCTGGCGCAGGTGAGGGTGACGGACTCCAAGGGCGGTGAGCTCGCGGGGCAGATAGCCGCCGACGGCAAGACCTGGACCTCCGAGCGCAACGCCTCGCCGGGTACCGACTACAAGGTCGAAGCGCAGAACACGGACAGCCAGAGCGCGACATCCCAGTTCAAGACCGGCGCCGCCGACAAGGTCAACAAGGTCTCGATCAACGTGCCGAAGGGCAGCACGGTGGGCGTGGCCATGCCCGTGTCGCTCGTCTTCGACAACCCGGTGACCAACAAGGCCGAGGTGGAGAAGCAGTTGAAGGTCACCACCTCGGACAACACCGAGGGGTCGTGGGGCTGGATCAAGGACTACTCCGGCAAGGACCGGGTGGACTGGCGGCCGAAGGAGTACTGGAAGTCCGGCACGGACGTCAAGGTCGACATGAACCTGAACGGCGTGGACTCCGGCAAGGGCGGCGGTCTCTTCGCCCGGGACTACAACACCGAGTTCAAGATCGGCAAGGACCGCCGGATGGAAGTCAGCCTCGACACCAAGAAGATGACGGTGACCGAGGACGGCACGACGGTGAAGACGATCCCCGTCTCGGCCGGCACTCCCGGCGGCAAGAAGGCCTCCTGGTCCGGGAAGATGGTGCTGATGTCCAAGGAAGGCACCATCCGGATGGACTCCCAGACGGTGGGCCTGGGTGACGCCTACGACAAGATGGTCGACTACTCGATGCGGCTCACCTGGTCGGGCATGTACGCGCACGCGGCGCCGTGGAACTCGGCGAACTTCGGCCGCGCCAACACCAGTTCGGGCTGCGTCGGGATGAGCGACGCCAACGCCGCGTCCTTCTATTCCGAGGTGCAGGTGGGCGACCCCTTCGAGGTCGTCGGCGACGGCTCCAAGGGCAATGCCGACCTCGGCAACGGCTACGGCGAGTGGAACCTCTCCTGGGACCAGTGGAAGGCCAAGAGCGCCCTGTCCGGAGCCCCGCAGAACGGCTGACGCCCCGAGCTGACACGTTTCAATCGTTACCAGCGCGTAACTTACCGATGGGTTACTTCCGGTAAGCCGCTCCCGTTACCGTCGGGTCACTTTGACAACCCCGGCGCACGCGAGGAGCGATTGATGCAACGCACCACCACCGCCGCAGCCGTGGCGGCCCTCCTGGCGGCCGCCGCCCTGGGCCTGGCCCCCCACCAGGCCCAGGCGGCCCCCGCCGCTTCCACGACGGTCACCTCCGAAGCCTCCTCGGGAGTGACCTTCCACGACATCCCGGGCTCCGGCGGCATCACCCTCAAGGGCAACGTCTTCACTCCGGCCGGAACCCAGGCCGGCCAGAAGTACCCGCTGATCGTGCTGCCCACCAGCTGGGGCATGCCGCAGATCGAATACATGGCCCAGGCCAAACTGCTCGCCGACTCCGGCTACGTCGTGGTGAGTTACACCTCCCGCGGCTTCTGGGCCTCCGGCGGCCAGATCGAGGTGGCGGGCCCGCCGGACGTCGCCGACGTCTCCGCCGTCATCGACTGGGCCCTCGCCCACACCCCCGCCGACGCGGACCGCATCGGCCTCGGCGGAGTCTCGTACGGCGCCGGCATCAGCCTGCTGGCCTCGGCCCACGACAGCCGCGTCAAGGCCGTGGTCGCGATGAGCGGCTGGGCCGACCTCATCGAGTCCATCTACTCCGGCCGCACCCAGCACCTCCAGGCCGCCGGCCTGCTCGGCGGCGCCGGCTACCTCACCGGCCGTCCCGGACCCGAACTCCAGTCGATCCTCAGCGACTTCCTCGGCTCCCGGCTCGACCGCGAGCAGCAGATGATCGACTGGGGCAAGAAGCGTTCCCCCTCCGAGCAGGTGGACCGGATCAACGCCAACGGCGCCGCGATCATGATGGGCAACGCCTGGGGCGACACCATCTTCCCGCCCAACCAGTACGCGAAGTTCTTCGAGAAGCTGACCGGCCCCAAGCGCCTGGAGTTCCGCCCGGGCGACCACGCCACCGCCGAGGCGACCGGCCTCCTCGGCCTGCCCAACGACACCTGGACCAGCGCCCACCGCTGGTTCGACCGCTACCTCAAGGGCGAGCGCAACGGCGTCGACACCGAGGCCCCGGTGCAGATCAAGCCCCGCAGCGATGCCGGCTACGAGGGCTACGCCGACTGGAAGGCGGTCGGCTCGGGCGGCACCGAGAAGCTCGCGCTCTCCGACAGCGAGCACGTCTTCGCCAATGTGGACTCCGGGGCCAACGGCGGCATCGTCATGCTCTCCAACCTGCTCGACCAGTTCGCCCAGGCACCGCCGATCGCGTCCATCCCGCTCCTCCCCCGCGCCTTCGCCGCCGTCTGGCAGTCCGAGCGCTACGACGAGGCGCGCCGGGTACGCGGCACGGTCAAGGTGCACACCACGGTCACGCCCACCAAGGGCGACGGCACCTTCGTCGCCTACCTCTACGACGTCGGCCCGCTCGGCATCGGCAAGCTCGTCAGCAACGCCCCGTACACCTTCCACGGCAAGACCCCGAACCAGGCCTTCGGCGTGGACCTGGAGCTCTTCTCCACCGCCTACGACGTGCCCGCTGGGCACCGGCTCGCCGTCGTCATCGACACCGTCGACCCGCTCTACATCGAGCACAACCCCTTCGGCGCGCAGCTGACCTTCTCCTCGCCTGGCACCGATCCCAGCTACGTCTCGGTGCCCCTGCGCGAGCAGTGATCCCCGGGCAACCCCGGCTCAGTGCTTGAGGATCTTCGAGAGGAAGTCCTTGGCCCGGTCGCTCTCCGGGGCGGTGAAGAACTGCTCCGGAGTGCGGTCCTCCACGATCTGCCCGTCGGCCATGAAGACGACGCGGTTGGCGGCGGACCGGGCGAAACCCATCTCGTGGGTGACCACGACCATGGTCATCCCCTCCCTGGCGAGCTGCCGCATCACCTCCAGCACCTCGTTGATCATCTCCGGGTCGAGGGCGGAGGTGGGCTCGTCGAAGAGCAGGGCCTTGGGGTTCATGGCGAGGGCGCGGGCGATGGCCACGCGCTGCTGCTGGCCGCCGGAGAGCTGCGCGGGGAACTTCGGGGCCTGGTCGGCGAGGCCGACACGGTCCAGGAGCTCCCGGGAGCGCTTGTCGGCCTCTTCCCTCTTGCGTCCGCGGACCTTCACCTGGGCCAGCGAGACGTTGGCGAGCACGGTCTTGTGCGCGAAGAGGTTGAAGGACTGGAAGACCATCCCCACCTCGGCGCGCAGCTGGGCCAGGTCCTTGCCCTCCTCGGGCAGCGGTTGCCCGTCGAGGGTGATCGAGCCCGATTCGATGGTCTCCAGCCGGTTGATCGCCCGGCAGAGGGTCGACTTCCCGGAACCGGAGGGGCCGATGATCACCACCACCTCGCCGCGCCCGACGGTGAGGTCGATGTCCCGGAGCACGTGCAGGTCTCCGAAGTGCTTGTTGACGCCGCGCAGCTCGATCAGCGGATCGACGGTCATGCTCGTCACCCCTCCGAGGCCTCGGCGTAGGCCTGGCTGAGCTCGGGGGATCCGGTCATCGCCCAGGACACCCCCGACTCGATCACGTTCAGCTCCCGGCCGGAGGCCAGCCGGATCACCGGCTGGCCGCTCGGCCAGACCTCCCAGCCGGCCCCCGGGACGGTTCGGATGATCACCGTGCCGAGGTAGAAGCCGGCGTCGTTGCCGAGCCACGGCACGGCCTC
This genomic window from Streptomyces sp. NBC_01351 contains:
- a CDS encoding response regulator transcription factor gives rise to the protein MPRVLLIEDDPSIREGVGLGLRRRGHEVSAAETGEEGLALLASFRPELVLLDLMLPGINGVQVCRRIRDTSEVPIIMLTARGDDFDVVIGLEAGADDYIVKPARTEVIEARIKAVLRRLSDPVGARPEIEFHGELAIDRSGLTVAKNGERVSLAPSEMKLLLHLSASPEQVFSRQQLLEYVWGHSYHADARLVDACVRRLRTKVEAPEAAPRYIQTVRGFGYRFGPL
- the murJ gene encoding murein biosynthesis integral membrane protein MurJ, which codes for MLRSGALMAAGSIVSRATGFVRSAVVVAALGIELLGDGYAVANTVPNILYILLIGGALNAVFVPELVRAAKEHADGGAAYTDRLLTVCTAALLVLTAAAVVAAPLIVSVYTGYSGGQQSTTVALARYCLPQILFYGLFTLLGQVLNARGRFGAMMWTPVLNNVVVIAVFGLFLYVSHGATDGLTASETRLLGIGTTAGIVVQALALIPSLRAARFRWRPRFDWRGSGLARPLRNAGWLVLLVLSNQLAYWVVTRLSTATGQHAVDAGLAGGAGYTAYSNAYLMWMVPQGIITVSLVTALMPRMSAAATDGDLAGVRRDVSYALRSSAALIVPAAALLAALAPWVMGSVFEYGRTDAADVAVMAGMLAAFAPGLIAYSAQYVLSRGFYALSDTRTPFFLNLSIAASNAGLSAAAYFLLPPRWAVTGMAAACTIAYAAGAAVTAYVLARRLGPRAQTRTTVASGERRAGAVRTHLRLLAASVPAAAVGYAAARAADPLGNFAGLGAGTAAMVLVVVLLAGPLRLVEITDLLNSLRRKIGR
- a CDS encoding lipid II:glycine glycyltransferase FemX, which translates into the protein MCALLVTTAQQDQYQDRKQDQELRVRTLSVPEYQDFLSRHGRASFLQYPSWAEVKDLWRSETVGWHYPDGRIQGAGLVLYRQFPGTRKYFAYLPEGPVADWSDPHVDRWLTPLMRHLKAAGAFAVRIGPTPAYRRWDAATVKSATGPDRQLSDVLATEVDPVGAALADRLRTRGWKRCGGEDDGDAQPRHVFRVPLAGRSLDDLWSGLNQEWRRNVRKAGKAGVETVVGTAEDLPEFYRLLRITEERDGFRLGRSLAYYQRQYEVLNAEEPGRMRLYLGIHQGEILAAHTMIVAGSRVWYQTGASADHRREVRPSNALQWRMMCDAHALGADEYDMRGVPSTLDPDDRSFGLLRWKLGTGGQVVETLGEWEIAMDGYTNTALYKAFQAYMARR
- a CDS encoding L,D-transpeptidase, producing MAGTAILAAALSACSGGSGGAAAGKAEMKQEQKPDMAIAVNLTGDQVKAGEPVKVTITDGKLAQVRVTDSKGGELAGQIAADGKTWTSERNASPGTDYKVEAQNTDSQSATSQFKTGAADKVNKVSINVPKGSTVGVAMPVSLVFDNPVTNKAEVEKQLKVTTSDNTEGSWGWIKDYSGKDRVDWRPKEYWKSGTDVKVDMNLNGVDSGKGGGLFARDYNTEFKIGKDRRMEVSLDTKKMTVTEDGTTVKTIPVSAGTPGGKKASWSGKMVLMSKEGTIRMDSQTVGLGDAYDKMVDYSMRLTWSGMYAHAAPWNSANFGRANTSSGCVGMSDANAASFYSEVQVGDPFEVVGDGSKGNADLGNGYGEWNLSWDQWKAKSALSGAPQNG
- a CDS encoding alpha/beta fold hydrolase; the encoded protein is MQRTTTAAAVAALLAAAALGLAPHQAQAAPAASTTVTSEASSGVTFHDIPGSGGITLKGNVFTPAGTQAGQKYPLIVLPTSWGMPQIEYMAQAKLLADSGYVVVSYTSRGFWASGGQIEVAGPPDVADVSAVIDWALAHTPADADRIGLGGVSYGAGISLLASAHDSRVKAVVAMSGWADLIESIYSGRTQHLQAAGLLGGAGYLTGRPGPELQSILSDFLGSRLDREQQMIDWGKKRSPSEQVDRINANGAAIMMGNAWGDTIFPPNQYAKFFEKLTGPKRLEFRPGDHATAEATGLLGLPNDTWTSAHRWFDRYLKGERNGVDTEAPVQIKPRSDAGYEGYADWKAVGSGGTEKLALSDSEHVFANVDSGANGGIVMLSNLLDQFAQAPPIASIPLLPRAFAAVWQSERYDEARRVRGTVKVHTTVTPTKGDGTFVAYLYDVGPLGIGKLVSNAPYTFHGKTPNQAFGVDLELFSTAYDVPAGHRLAVVIDTVDPLYIEHNPFGAQLTFSSPGTDPSYVSVPLREQ
- a CDS encoding amino acid ABC transporter ATP-binding protein, with protein sequence MTVDPLIELRGVNKHFGDLHVLRDIDLTVGRGEVVVIIGPSGSGKSTLCRAINRLETIESGSITLDGQPLPEEGKDLAQLRAEVGMVFQSFNLFAHKTVLANVSLAQVKVRGRKREEADKRSRELLDRVGLADQAPKFPAQLSGGQQQRVAIARALAMNPKALLFDEPTSALDPEMINEVLEVMRQLAREGMTMVVVTHEMGFARSAANRVVFMADGQIVEDRTPEQFFTAPESDRAKDFLSKILKH
- a CDS encoding DUF6278 family protein → MNIPFLDNWLNRHETEQGAGLAAAFADDPEGVAELFSECEMLRVQARAAGLELDETVASLEALDQLMPRWRRDPEAVPWLGNDAGFYLGTVIIRTVPGAGWEVWPSGQPVIRLASGRELNVIESGVSWAMTGSPELSQAYAEASEG